Below is a genomic region from Botrytis cinerea B05.10 chromosome 2, complete sequence.
TCATTATCAACTCCGAGGCTTGGtcataattttcaattccatctGTACCATTGTGGGTTTTTGCATGTTGGGATTTGCTAGTCAGGACACAGTTCGATATATTGGAACATATTTAGCGACAGGAGGGTATGTTTCGAACTGGGCAGCAATGAATGCATACCAATCTTCCAATATTGTCGGACAGTGGAAAAGAGCAACCTTTGCGGCTGCCGGAACTGCCTGTAACGGGTTGGGAGGAATTGCCGGTGCATTCattattagatataatgAGGCGCCTCGATATCTGACAGCAATTTGGGTCAGTGTTGGCTCCCAGCTTATCATTATTGCCATTGTCGGCATTTTCTCGATATACTTTTGGTATGCCAACGGCCGACAGAGAAAGGGGATGGTCTTATTAGAGAGGACCATGAACTTCAGGTATACGTATTAGAATCTGAGAATATAATGTTGAGTGGCTTGGATGAAGACTTGACCAGCTCAATGCCTCCCATATTGTGAAGAATTCTTGAAGTACCTAGCTATATATACGTTGAAAATGCAGCTTCTCAAAGAATCTCGTACGACAAATAGTTGACGCATTCGACGAGATCTGTTTCTAGGACCAAAAGAGAATGGACATTCGTTGCTGGGAATCGTCTTATTGGGCCAATCCCACAACGCCTATATCAGCCCAACTCTGTAAGCAATAGTTCATCAGATGTTGTGTTGTCGAACGAGTTTATGAACGCAATACTTATTGACTTCCAAGTTGTTAGCATGCGTGTTTAACGTGTGTGCGTTCATACCCCAGTAAAAGTTACATGATACAGTTTATGCTTGATCATCCATCGGGACATGCCAATGCCTGACATACAGTATCGTTACCATGCTGACTGACGTAGCTGGTGGATGCAGCTCACCCACGTCTTTGTGTCTAGATATTTGGGGAACTGGCAAACTGGTGAACTCGTGAACTGGTGCATAGAAGAGATGATAGCAGTCTTCATCGATATGACTGAAATGATTGGTGAATTAGATACTGCATTGCGTTCCCAAATGTTTCAAGAATTATTGTGCAGAGCGAACGAACGCTATGATTTACATTAAACAACCTTATTAGCATTAGCATCTAGATGTCACCCTAGATACAGAAGACTTTTGAGACCAACTACGCAACATCATTTCCTATCAACTCACCTCACAATACCCAATCCGTGTTTACACTCATTTGTCGaagctacctaggtattgcTCCTAAGATCTTAGAATATTCATTTGCTCCGGtatcattcaatcattcgGCATACACAAACCGTCAACGTTAGCAGCCCAAGAGCCCGATAGCAAGATAGCCCAACACAACTTTGTCATTTGTTCAAAGCGGCAAGCTCATCCAAATCTGGGTAAATCCGGCATCGCGAACTGGGAACTACTGAACTTCCGAAATTACATGGGGCAGTCTTTAGACCACTTCGCAGGACGATAACAATTTCGAACCCGAGCAGGAGGAGTATCCCCCTCGTAGCAACCTTCCAGACGAATTATACAAGATGGGTTTCCTGGGTGTTTATACCGCAATATATGATTATGTTCCGGCAGGTGAGGGAGAACTCACTATCAAAGAAGGTGATATCCTCTATGTGCTAGAGAAGAGCACAGAAGACGACTGGTggaaagcaaagaagaaggcctctgcagaagatgaagatgagccCGTGGGATTGATACCAAACAACTACATCCAGGAGGtatgaatatttaaatttagatCTGCGATTTatggcaatggcaatagGGGATTCGCATACCCGTTCATATGACAATATAAACATACTTGGTTTGTTGGCAATGATGCAGCATATGTTAACTTCTATCTCTATAGGCAGCACCATCTAGCAAAGCTAGAGCTCTCTACGACTACACGAGACAGACAGACGAGGAGCTATCATTCACGGAAGATGCACAACTCGAGGTTTTCGACACTTCAGATCCGGACTGGATCTTGGTGGGTTTTGAGGGAGAGTACGGCTTCGTACCTgcaaattatattgaattatctGAGAACTTAGAAGAGACCAAAGAAGCACCTGCTCCAAGTCTTCCAAGCCGACCAAGACCACCACCGGTTGcagtagaagaagaagcaccTGAGGCGCCCGAGTCGCCTCAGTCCCCTGAATCTCCAGTAGTTGCGACCCCGGCTGCTGCAATTGCAGGTATATTACATCAGCAACAACAGAGAAAATCGTCCGCTCCAGCAGCTCGAGCCCCACCAGAATTCACCCCCGAAGCATCCGATGAAGAACCACCTACGCCTACATTACCTGCGAGACCAGTATCGCAAGTATCTGTACCGCAGCCTAGTCGAGAGCGGGAACGCGAGCCTACCCGGCATTACTCCCCGAGGCTTCCTGCATCTCCCACTGGTGTTGCCGCATCCCCTCCTCACAATAGAGTATCTTTCGCTACAATGGGCGTAGTAGATGTCGTAGATGAGCCCAGAGCGAGCCATGTACCAGGTGGATTTCACATGTATAACATCAGCGAGATGGTTCATGTAATGggtaaaaagaagaaaatgccTACAACTCTGGGTATCAATATCGCTACAGGTACAATTTTGATCGCCCCGGAGCAAGCCCGAGATGGACCAGAACAAACTTGGACAGCTGAGAAAATGACGCATTATTCATTGGAAGGCAAGCATGTTTTCATGGAACTAGTACGCCCTACCAAAAGTATTGATTTCCACGCTGGGGCTAAAGATACCGCGACGGAGATTGTGAGTGCATTGGGAGAACTTGCAGGCGCTGCTCGAGCAGAAGGATTGAGAGAAGTTATTGCAGCAGGATCCGGATCTGGCCAGAAGAGAGGACAAGTTCTCTACGATTTTGTGGCACAAGGAGCAGATGAAGTGGATGTGAATGTTGGGGATGAAGTTGTTATAATTGACGATATAAAAAGTGAGGAATGGTGGATGGTACGGCGAGTCAAGAATGCGAGAGAAGGTGTTGTTCCAAGTAGTTACATCGAAGTTGTTGGTACAGTGCAAACACAAAGTTCGGCTGGAATAAACGCGGGGCGATCAACTGTTGAACAAAATAGACTCGAGGAAGCGCGACTAGCAAGGGAAGCCCTGAAGACAGCGAAGAGAGACGAGGTTGAGGTAGGCCCTGGAATGCGACTACCCGAACGGGGTAGCAGTCTATATGCTCATGACAATGGTAACCAATCTGGGCAACAGAAGAGACGAGATAATGGCCGAGAGAGCAGCTCTTCGAAATCTTCGAAATCCAGTAAGCAACATTTCCATCCAGCTCAGTGCATTGTAGCTAACAAATTGTAGAACCTGATCCTGCCAAAGTAAGAACATGGACGGACCGCTCGAAGTCCTTCAGTGTCGAGGCACAATTTCTAGCGCTGAAAGACGGTAAGATAAATCTTCACAAAATGAACGGCGTGAAAATTGCTGTCCCAGTTGTCAAAATGTCAGTTGAAGATCTGGAATATGTTGAACGAATGACGGGTATATCTTTGGATGAAGATAAACCATTATCGGACATCAAAAAGCAGCAAAAGTCACGAGCAGCTGAAAGACAGCCGAGTAACGGTGTAAGTGTCGGTGCAAGCATTGAACGTCCAGAGTATGATTGGTTCCAATTCTTCCTATCTTGCGACGTTGCTGTGGGTCTTTGTGAGAGATATGCACAGGCATTCAAGAGAGATTCGATGGATGAGAGTGTTTTGCCTGATATTGATGCCACTGTACTACGGAACCTTGGGATCCGCGAGGgagatatcatcaaaattataagGTTCATAGACAAAAAATACATGCGGAAAGATGGAAAGCGAAACGTCAGCCTTGGTGAGGACGAGGGTGAAGCTGGCCTCTTTTCTGGACCCGGTGGTgcattgaaaaataatactCGAAAGGGTCGCCCCGTTCCTGCTTCACTAACTAACGATGTGGTGGATGCAAACGCCTTTTCACAAAATGGCACTGATAAGCCATCGCCTCAAGGTGTTGCCACGCCGCTTGCAACCGCTCCAACCCCGGCAGGAAAGGACGTCAAGCGAGGAgggtttgatgatgatgcatgGGATGTTAAGCCATCCAAGCAAGAAGCCACGAGCAGTGCGCCTGTCGAGTCCAcaccagctccagctcccGCTCCACAGCAGCCAGCTATCACTGGCTCGATGCAAGAACTTTCGCTGCTGTCCACTCCTCTCGAGCCAGTAAAAGCACAGCCCACAGCTCAAGCAATACCGCAACCCCAAGGTCCACCTGCCGTCACTCCTTCCATATTTGCtggaattggaaatcaaCAAACTGGACTCCCTCAACAGCAACCTTCTCCATCTGGACCTTTGTTCCCAGCAAACTTAGCGCGTCAACGTCCTGCACCCCCTCAGATGGGCGCGAACACGACTCTGATACCACCACTTCCTCCTTCGCGACCTTTATCAGCTCCTCAAGCTGTGACTGCTTACGCCCCACCTCCACTCCAAGCGCAAGCCACTGGCTATGGAGCTTTTCAACCCCAAATTGCCCCCCCTGGACAAAGTCTGCATGACCTCAATCAACAACGCatgcaacagcaacagcaacaacagcaaatgcaacagcaacaacaacaacagttTATGCAACAGCAAACTGGCATGATGCAACAACCTACTggattcaatcaattcaatcctGGAGCACCTAACAACTTTCAGCAATTTCCCATGCAAACAGGTGCACCTCAACAATTCGTACCAAATCAAACAGGTGCACCTCAACAATTcataccaaaccaaacaGGTACAccattttcaaatcctcCAGTACAGCCATTCCAACCACAACCACTTCAACCACAAGTTACAGGCTTCCAGAGTGCATTCCCTACTGGTCAACAGTTCCCTCAACCTACTGGTGTAAATTCATTCTTGCCTCCCGCTATGCAACCTCAGCAAACGGGCATGATGAATGGAACAACCAGTTTCGGTGGCCAGAATTTCCCTGCACCACCGGCTCCACCTGCGCCACAGCAACATCCGTCTCCATTAATCCCTCAAGCGACTGgaccagcaccaccaggtAATTTTGTTCtatcaaatttttatatgaACCTACAACTAATTTAATTTCCAGTTCGTTTTGGACTCAATGGCACTAACAATATCGCGCCACAACCAACTGGCAGACGCGCGAATCTCTCACAAGCCAGTAAGTTCATCTCTATATCTCTCCATCAGTTTCGCCCGCTAATGCAACACAGctcctcaaaatccattCGGATTTTAAGTTGATGGCTAATAAATGTACACTTTACCCTGGCTATCGTTGTTTTTCTCGTTGTAAAATAGGTGGATAGGCATGCATAGCTAAGCATCGAGATgttaatatcttttcattttaCTTTGACAGGAATTCGTTTACTTGGTCACGTATCCATGGCCACGGATATATTGGGAAGGGCGTAGCAGAGCCTACAGGAGAGAGGTTCATAGCGATATTACATCATATTTAATTGATCAATTTATTAGGAGGAATAAAGTGATGTATCCAAATTTTTTGCTGATGATATTTGATTGTAACTTGAAGTCGGCATATGGAAGGTTACTTCCGGACACGGTCTTTGTTTTCTACTCAATGCAGTTGCAACAACAAAAAGTTACAACGTGATTAGTAGCTTTACAGCCGAATTCCGAAAAGTTCTCGAGAATATTGAAACGAGCGAAACGCCAGGGAGTAGGGAGAGTTAGAGATCTACATACGCACGGATGCGCTCTTGTGCACGGACTAGAAGGGTGATGTGAATCAAGCTTGATTTGACGAGACTCGTGAGAAAAATGTTTGTAAGTTGTAACGcggttgtgttgtgttgtgttgtgaaGGGAGAAGTTTGAGGGATTGAGGCTTGGGGTTTgaagtttggagtttggagttgaggaggggaggggggttggCCGGGTACGGGGGGCTTGGAGGTTATGAGTCTGTGAGTCTGTGACTTTGTGAGAGGGGGTTGTACTATCATGGCTACTAGTGTAGTCAGGAATGGAAGGGGGATTGGTTGAGGAGTGGTATGGATGGTCTGTAGAAGCAGAGGTGTAAGTGTAAGTGAGGGTAGAGTCAAAAATTTATGTTGTATTTTCTCGgagtcgaagaagaagaaagggaagacAAGGAAAATGGGTGAGTTGTTGAGCTGAGAGTTggatttttagaattttcgAGAGATACCCAATGGTCGATTGTTGCGAGATTACCATGCTCTTACCTCGCCCGTCTTTGTCTGCTTGCTTGGTAGCTAGTACATCCATCAACCAAGGAGAGCCTCGAAAGAATCCCAAATCGCGAGTCCCATTCACGTCTTTCGCCGTGAAGTTTCACGACGTGGGAACAGAGATTTTCTATGGTATAAtatgtttgtgtttgtgtatgtatgtttaAAGTTAAGCTTAACCTTCCTCTCTTGGTTTGTGTGACGTCTTTTGATTTGTGTGGCTTCTCCAGAGCTTGGCGTGTTGTAGGTTAGGTGGATGGGTATTAGCGAGGATGATGTTTTgagaagaaacaaatttTTCGGTGAGATGATTGCTGATGCGAGAGATGTTTCATGGTGGCGATTTTTGTGGCTTTTGGTGTGGTTTGGGATGCTGCTCGTCAGAGAGTTTGGGGGAAATACGATGTACGATGAGTGCGAGGAGTACTGATGTTTGTGATGCACGGGTTTGTGTGGATGAATTTGGGATTGGTAGGAGGATCCTGGATCTCGGATATCGGATACGTATTGCATTTTGACTCGAGAAGTCGTGACACATTGTTTTATGTGAGTTTGTGCGATTCGTGTTAGTCTGATGTTTCTTGGGGAAGGTTCGAGGATGTGCTTCTTGTGTGTTATGTGCCATGTGCTATCGGTGCCGAGGGTGGTATGGTTCTTGGTAATtcatgtgtatatatatcatataccGTTCGCCTCAGATTTCTATCTTTTTTCtctgtctttttttttttttcaattttcttgaCACTTCTTATGTGCTCTCATTCCTTCcatatcttcttttttcgacTTTTCTCATAATAACATAGTTAAAATTGACAGGTTCAATTCATTTCCGCGACAACTttcacacatacatacatacaaacttATCTAATTCTCTCGCCACACACTGATCTACACATCTATATACCCCTAATCAATATCCAAAATGCATACACAAAGTCTCTACACCTACGCGCTGGTCGCATTCGCTAGCTCCGTTCTCGCGGCTCCGGTGGGAACATCCGGGACACTTGCATCTGCTTCCGTATCCAAGAAGCTGGAAGCTCGAGAACCTTTTGTGGTATATGGGAAATCTTTTGAGGAGAACACAAGTGCTTCGTTTGAGAGGGAGAGACGCGTGGATGGGTATGTGttgtatttttttaatatttttttcctatatatatatatctatatctatatctaaaTTTATAGACGAGGGATATAGATTAAAGATagaagatagaagatgaagtgtcaggaagagaaaaaactAACAGTATATAGATTCGCACTCCCGATATCAAAAACTACAGTACTCACAAGAGGAAACGAGGGGGCTTCGGGACCGCCTCCTAATGGTCCGTCGTCGGGATCGAataatggaaatgggaatggaaatgggaatggaaatagGCCACCGCCGGGACCACCTCCTTCGAATGGATCGAGCAATAGCGGGGGATCACCCCCTGGACCACCTCCTTCGAATAGACCAAATAACAGCGGGGGACCACCCCCTGGACCACCTCCTTCATCAAGCGGGCCGGGCAACAGTGGTtcgaatggaaatgggaataGACCTCCTCCTGGGCCTCCTCCCTCGAATGGATCAAATAATGGTGGGGGACCTCCTCCCGGACCTCCCCCTTCGTCAAATGGGCAGGGTAATAATGGACCTAGCTCGGGAGGCCCTAGTGGGGGATCGAACGGACCTTCGAACGGAGGACCAAGTGGAGGATCA
It encodes:
- the Bcsla1 gene encoding Bcsla1 — encoded protein: MGFLGVYTAIYDYVPAGEGELTIKEGDILYVLEKSTEDDWWKAKKKASAEDEDEPVGLIPNNYIQEAAPSSKARALYDYTRQTDEELSFTEDAQLEVFDTSDPDWILVGFEGEYGFVPANYIELSENLEETKEAPAPSLPSRPRPPPVAVEEEAPEAPESPQSPESPVVATPAAAIAGILHQQQQRKSSAPAARAPPEFTPEASDEEPPTPTLPARPVSQVSVPQPSREREREPTRHYSPRLPASPTGVAASPPHNRVSFATMGVVDVVDEPRASHVPGGFHMYNISEMVHVMGKKKKMPTTLGINIATGTILIAPEQARDGPEQTWTAEKMTHYSLEGKHVFMELVRPTKSIDFHAGAKDTATEIVSALGELAGAARAEGLREVIAAGSGSGQKRGQVLYDFVAQGADEVDVNVGDEVVIIDDIKSEEWWMVRRVKNAREGVVPSSYIEVVGTVQTQSSAGINAGRSTVEQNRLEEARLAREALKTAKRDEVEVGPGMRLPERGSSLYAHDNGNQSGQQKRRDNGRESSSSKSSKSKPDPAKVRTWTDRSKSFSVEAQFLALKDGKINLHKMNGVKIAVPVVKMSVEDLEYVERMTGISLDEDKPLSDIKKQQKSRAAERQPSNGVSVGASIERPEYDWFQFFLSCDVAVGLCERYAQAFKRDSMDESVLPDIDATVLRNLGIREGDIIKIIRFIDKKYMRKDGKRNVSLGEDEGEAGLFSGPGGALKNNTRKGRPVPASLTNDVVDANAFSQNGTDKPSPQGVATPLATAPTPAGKDVKRGGFDDDAWDVKPSKQEATSSAPVESTPAPAPAPQQPAITGSMQELSLLSTPLEPVKAQPTAQAIPQPQGPPAVTPSIFAGIGNQQTGLPQQQPSPSGPLFPANLARQRPAPPQMGANTTLIPPLPPSRPLSAPQAVTAYAPPPLQAQATGYGAFQPQIAPPGQSLHDLNQQRMQQQQQQQQMQQQQQQQFMQQQTGMMQQPTGFNQFNPGAPNNFQQFPMQTGAPQQFVPNQTGAPQQFIPNQTGTPFSNPPVQPFQPQPLQPQVTGFQSAFPTGQQFPQPTGVNSFLPPAMQPQQTGMMNGTTSFGGQNFPAPPAPPAPQQHPSPLIPQATGPAPPVRFGLNGTNNIAPQPTGRRANLSQATPQNPFGF
- the Bcsla1 gene encoding Bcsla1, which encodes MGFLGVYTAIYDYVPAGEGELTIKEGDILYVLEKSTEDDWWKAKKKASAEDEDEPVGLIPNNYIQEAAPSSKARALYDYTRQTDEELSFTEDAQLEVFDTSDPDWILVGFEGEYGFVPANYIELSENLEETKEAPAPSLPSRPRPPPVAVEEEAPEAPESPQSPESPVVATPAAAIAGILHQQQQRKSSAPAARAPPEFTPEASDEEPPTPTLPARPVSQVSVPQPSREREREPTRHYSPRLPASPTGVAASPPHNRVSFATMGVVDVVDEPRASHVPGGFHMYNISEMVHVMGKKKKMPTTLGINIATGTILIAPEQARDGPEQTWTAEKMTHYSLEGKHVFMELVRPTKSIDFHAGAKDTATEIVSALGELAGAARAEGLREVIAAGSGSGQKRGQVLYDFVAQGADEVDVNVGDEVVIIDDIKSEEWWMVRRVKNAREGVVPSSYIEVVGTVQTQSSAGINAGRSTVEQNRLEEARLAREALKTAKRDEVEKRRDNGRESSSSKSSKSKPDPAKVRTWTDRSKSFSVEAQFLALKDGKINLHKMNGVKIAVPVVKMSVEDLEYVERMTGISLDEDKPLSDIKKQQKSRAAERQPSNGVSVGASIERPEYDWFQFFLSCDVAVGLCERYAQAFKRDSMDESVLPDIDATVLRNLGIREGDIIKIIRFIDKKYMRKDGKRNVSLGEDEGEAGLFSGPGGALKNNTRKGRPVPASLTNDVVDANAFSQNGTDKPSPQGVATPLATAPTPAGKDVKRGGFDDDAWDVKPSKQEATSSAPVESTPAPAPAPQQPAITGSMQELSLLSTPLEPVKAQPTAQAIPQPQGPPAVTPSIFAGIGNQQTGLPQQQPSPSGPLFPANLARQRPAPPQMGANTTLIPPLPPSRPLSAPQAVTAYAPPPLQAQATGYGAFQPQIAPPGQSLHDLNQQRMQQQQQQQQMQQQQQQQFMQQQTGMMQQPTGFNQFNPGAPNNFQQFPMQTGAPQQFVPNQTGAPQQFIPNQTGTPFSNPPVQPFQPQPLQPQVTGFQSAFPTGQQFPQPTGVNSFLPPAMQPQQTGMMNGTTSFGGQNFPAPPAPPAPQQHPSPLIPQATGPAPPVRFGLNGTNNIAPQPTGRRANLSQATPQNPFGF